A genomic region of Magnolia sinica isolate HGM2019 chromosome 6, MsV1, whole genome shotgun sequence contains the following coding sequences:
- the LOC131248358 gene encoding ycf20-like protein, producing MVMATKLSVLPDYPKSLILPSSKCLRSKFLVLDCLHRTAFACSWRLYPGLYLCHVAIPSSLNGSRRMDWSVRSSADGGSEPSRSGTTGGTRLIRAIQAFQIKLNARIAETRKGFPMKVLFFLVGFYCATAFATVIGQTGDWDILSAGLAVVVVEGIGALMYKASLPLLEQLKSLITMFNYWKAGLSLGLFLDAFKYEMDFIIGLCNPFRFLDAFKHRIDMIIGLCNRFNFEIGMFPIFW from the exons ATGGTAATGGCAACAAAATTGTCAGTTTTACCTGATTATCCGAAAAGTCTCATACTTCCATCTTCAAAGTGTTTAAGGTCGAAATTTCTAGTTTTGGATTGCCTTCACCGGACGGCATTTGCATGTAGTTGGAGACTCTACCCTGGTCTCTACCTTTGTCATGTAGCTATACCATCTTCCCTCAATGGTTCTAG GAGGATGGACTGGTCTGTCAGGAGTAGTGCGGATGGTGGTTCAGAACCTTCCAGGAGTGGCACCACTGGTGGGACTCGTCTCATTAGAGCTATACAAGCTTTTCAAATCAAGTTAAATGCAAGGATTGCAGAGACGAGGAAGGGTTTTCCGATGAAGGTGCTCTTTTTCTTGGTCGGTTTTTACTGTGCAACTGCATTCGCCACAGTCATAGGGCAAACAGGTGATTGGGACATTCTGTCTGCTGGATTGgctgtggttgtggtggaggggaTTGGGGCCCTCATGTATAAGGCTTCGTTGCCTCTGCTAGAGCAGCTTAAGAGCCTGATCACCATGTTTAATTATTGGAAAGCTGGTCTTTCTCTGGGTCTTTTCTTGGATGCATTCAAATATGAAATGGATTTTATTATTGGGTTATGTAACCCATTTCGTTTCTTGGATGCTTTCAAGCACAGAATAGATATGATTATTGGATTATGTAACCGTTTCAATTTTGAAATAGGTATGTTTCCTATATTTTGGTAA
- the LOC131248360 gene encoding UMP-CMP kinase-like isoform X5 has protein sequence MILDIIKNGNIVPSEVTVKLIQRAIESSENYKFLIDGFPRSDENRIAFERIMGMEPEVVLFFDCPEKEMVKRVLSRNQGRIDDNIDTVKKRLEVFARLNLPVINYYAEKGKLHKINAVGDVDEIFEKVRPIFAAYKDIASDGCFSLGMVAHFEPTFREKDAWMYPRLFWESGILGQVLYLEAHAVGISATGIGCYFDDAVHDVLGLTGSEFQSLYHFTLGSPVVDKRIMSLPAYPGPNIDA, from the exons ATGATCCTTGACATAATTAAAAATGGAAATATTGTTCCGTCAGAGGTAACAGTGAAGTTGATCCAAAGAGCTATTGAATCAAGCGAGAATTATAAGTTTCTCATTGATGGTTTCCCACGAAGTGATGAAAATCGTATTGCATTTGAACGGATT ATGGGAATGGAACCGGAAGTTGTGCTTTTCTTTGACTGTCCTGAAAAAGAGATGGTGAAACGGGTTCTAAGCCGTAATCAG GGACGAATTGACGATAATATAGACACAGTTAAGAAACGTCTTGAAGTTTTTGCTAGATTAAACCTTCCTGTTATCAACTACTACGCGGAAAAGGGAAAACTACACAAG ATCAATGCGGTAGGAGATGTAGATGAGATTTTTGAAAAGGTTCGGCCGATATTTGCTGCATACAAG GACATTGCCAGCGACGGCTGCTTCAGCCTTGGCATGGTTGCTCATTTCGAGCCGACTTTCCGTGAGAAGGATGCCTGGATGTACCCCCGGTTGTTTTGGGAGTCTGGCATTCTCGGTCAAGTGTTGTACCTTGAGGCACATGCGGTTGGAATATCTGCCACTGGAATCGGTTGTTACTTTGATGATGCGG TGCACGATGTTCTCGGGCTTACAGGTTCAGAGTTCCAGAGCCTTTATCATTTCACACTGGGAAGTCCAGTTGTAGACAAGCGGATAATGAGCTTACCTGCATATCCGGGTCCCAACATAGATGCATGA
- the LOC131248360 gene encoding uncharacterized protein LOC131248360 isoform X1, whose translation MLIHFHSRISSPIHPSHFFFPITIARTTSTKIMSSNLQQQQQQQQQQRQQQQQQQQQQQHLSQVLKYHNQTKHSFNKYARGPHGLDWANQPNPFRLYPPSPLLPLQHLPPHPPLPSDPLYPSLFHSLPTPPQPLSLSTLSQFLYDSLSLSAWKTTGFSTWSLRVNPSSGNLHPTEAYIISPSLPPLSDSPFVSHYAPKQHSLELRSQFPPSSSASSFFRRFFPENSFLVGLSSIFWRESWKYGERAFRYCNHDVGHAIAAVAFAAAALGWDVKLLDGLGYSDLEKVMGLGFGHGFQIPPQPIKGRLPELELEHPDCLLLVFPSSSQGFTINYTDLSAAIAELFSSLQWNGSPNSLSKDHVCWDIIYRTAEAVKKPLTIEAGFSAVPFQGSNGSFSEGSYKDLTVREVVRKRRSAVDMDGVHVMERGTFYQILLHCLPSGSSKKQGKQLAFPYRVLLWDSEIHAVLFVHRVKELPMGLYFLVRNEGHFDSLKRAMKSEFKWEKPEGCPAELPLYRLARGDCKELSKRLSCHQDIASDGCFSLGMVAHFEPTFREKDAWMYPRLFWESGILGQVLYLEAHAVGISATGIGCYFDDAVHDVLGLTGSEFQSLYHFTLGSPVVDKRIMSLPAYPGPNIDA comes from the exons atgctaATTCATTTCCACTCTCGAATCTCTTCCCCAATCCATCCTTCGCATTTCTTCTTCCCAATCACCATCGCCAGAACAACCTCAACAAAAATCATGTCGTCCAAtctccaacaacaacaacaacaacaacaacaacaacgacaacagcagcaacaacaacaacaacaacagcaacaccTCTCCCAAGTCCTCAAATACCACAACCAAACCAAGCACTCCTTCAACAAATATGCTCGTGGGCCCCACGGCCTGGACTGGGCCAATCAACCCAATCCCTTCCGTCTCTACCCTCCATCACCTCTTCTCCCTCTCCAACACCTCCCTCCCCACCCACCCCTACCAAGTGACCCTCTCTACCCTTCCCTCTTCCACTCTCTCCCTACCCCTCCCCAACCCCTTTCCCTCTCCACCCTCTCCCAATTCCTCTATGATTCTCTTTCCCTCTCCGCCTGGAAAACCACTGGCTTCTCCACCTGGTCTCTCCGCGTCAACCCCAGCAGCGGCAATCTCCACCCTACCGAAGCTTACATCATCTCcccctctctccctcccctctCCGACTCTCCCTTCGTCTCCCACTACGCCCCCAAGCAACATTCCCTTGAGCTCCGTTCCCAATTCCCACCTTCTTCGTCCGCCTCCTCCTTCTTCCGCCGCTTCTTCCCTGAAAATTCTTTCCTCGTCGGCCTCTCCTCCATATTCTGGCGCGAATCGTGGAAGTATGGCGAGCGGGCATTTCGTTACTGCAACCATGATGTTGGCCATGCGATCGCGGCTGTTGCTTTCGCCGCTGCTGCGCTCGGATGGGATGTTAAGCTGCTTGACGGTCTGGGGTATTCGGATTTGGAGAAGGTTATGGGGTTGGGGTTTGGTCACGGGTTTCAAATCCCGCCCCAACCGATCAAGGGTCGGTTACCGGAGCTGGAATTGGAGCACCCTGATTGCCTATTGCTTGTGTTTCCCAGCTCCTCGCAGGGGTTTACTATCAATTACACGGATTTGAGTGCTGCAATTGCTGAATTGTTCTCGTCTCTCCAGTGGAATGGGAGCCCGAATTCTCTCAGTAAAGATCATGTGTGTTGGGATATCATTTACAGGACGGCAGAGGCTGTGAAGAAGCCTCTGACGATCGAAGCGGGATTCTCTGCCGTGCCGTTTCAAGGCAGCAATGGCTCTTTCTCGGAGGGTTCTTACAAGGATTTGACGGTGAGGGAAGTTGTTAGGAAGCGGAGGAGTGCCGTCGATATGGATGGTGTTCATGTCATGGAGAGAGGGACCTTCTATCAGATTCTCCTGCATTGTCTCCCTTCGGGCTCTTCCAAGAAGCAGGGAAAGCAGTTGGCATTTCCTTATCGGGTTCTTTTGTGGGATTCGGAGATACATGCAGTCCTCTTCGTTCATCGAGTGAAGGAATTACCAATGGGTTTGTATTTCTTGGTGAGGAATGAAGGACATTTTGATAGCTTGAAGCGGGCTATGAAGTCTGAATTCAAGTGGGAGAAACCAGAAGGTTGCCCTGCGGAGCTGCCTCTCTATAGACTTGCAAGAGGTGATTGTAAAGAGCTTTCCAAGAGACTGTCATGCCATCAG GACATTGCCAGCGACGGCTGCTTCAGCCTTGGCATGGTTGCTCATTTCGAGCCGACTTTCCGTGAGAAGGATGCCTGGATGTACCCCCGGTTGTTTTGGGAGTCTGGCATTCTCGGTCAAGTGTTGTACCTTGAGGCACATGCGGTTGGAATATCTGCCACTGGAATCGGTTGTTACTTTGATGATGCGG TGCACGATGTTCTCGGGCTTACAGGTTCAGAGTTCCAGAGCCTTTATCATTTCACACTGGGAAGTCCAGTTGTAGACAAGCGGATAATGAGCTTACCTGCATATCCGGGTCCCAACATAGATGCATGA
- the LOC131248360 gene encoding UMP-CMP kinase-like isoform X3 — MCKGKVWFLEEQGGPGCGKGTQCEKIVETFGFTHLSAGDLLRKEISSNSENGAMILDIIKNGNIVPSEVTVKLIQRAIESSENYKFLIDGFPRSDENRIAFERIMGMEPEVVLFFDCPEKEMVKRVLSRNQGRIDDNIDTVKKRLEVFARLNLPVINYYAEKGKLHKINAVGDVDEIFEKVRPIFAAYKDIASDGCFSLGMVAHFEPTFREKDAWMYPRLFWESGILGQVLYLEAHAVGISATGIGCYFDDAVHDVLGLTGSEFQSLYHFTLGSPVVDKRIMSLPAYPGPNIDA; from the exons ACAAG GTGGCCCTGGTTGTGGGAAAGGTACACAATGTGAAAAGATTGTGGAAACCTTTGGATTCACGCACCTGAGTGCTGGAGATCTTTTGAGGAAGGAGATTAGTTCTAACAGTGAAAATGG AGCAATGATCCTTGACATAATTAAAAATGGAAATATTGTTCCGTCAGAGGTAACAGTGAAGTTGATCCAAAGAGCTATTGAATCAAGCGAGAATTATAAGTTTCTCATTGATGGTTTCCCACGAAGTGATGAAAATCGTATTGCATTTGAACGGATT ATGGGAATGGAACCGGAAGTTGTGCTTTTCTTTGACTGTCCTGAAAAAGAGATGGTGAAACGGGTTCTAAGCCGTAATCAG GGACGAATTGACGATAATATAGACACAGTTAAGAAACGTCTTGAAGTTTTTGCTAGATTAAACCTTCCTGTTATCAACTACTACGCGGAAAAGGGAAAACTACACAAG ATCAATGCGGTAGGAGATGTAGATGAGATTTTTGAAAAGGTTCGGCCGATATTTGCTGCATACAAG GACATTGCCAGCGACGGCTGCTTCAGCCTTGGCATGGTTGCTCATTTCGAGCCGACTTTCCGTGAGAAGGATGCCTGGATGTACCCCCGGTTGTTTTGGGAGTCTGGCATTCTCGGTCAAGTGTTGTACCTTGAGGCACATGCGGTTGGAATATCTGCCACTGGAATCGGTTGTTACTTTGATGATGCGG TGCACGATGTTCTCGGGCTTACAGGTTCAGAGTTCCAGAGCCTTTATCATTTCACACTGGGAAGTCCAGTTGTAGACAAGCGGATAATGAGCTTACCTGCATATCCGGGTCCCAACATAGATGCATGA